In the Colias croceus chromosome 25, ilColCroc2.1 genome, aaaaagGAATAGTGTCCGTTGTTTCCGTgcagtattcaaatagacCAATAGTAACACGGCATTAATGCAAAACTGTCTCATGTAGTCACTTGAACCAATGACACTAAGAGTTGTtcctttatgctcatgttagaaaaatgacacaactgcgtttatactaaaatagtgttagcacggatggaacaaaatgaattaagtctttattcaaaaagtataacttCACATATGTCTTTGTGTTCGTGGGTTATTTTGACTCGAGACGAATAGTTCCTTTGCGATTGCCTAAAATGATGGATAAGGTAACTTATACCGTTTATCACACCCTACTTATACCGTTTGGGTCATTCGAAAAACTGGGTTAGGATGCAGCTAGAGATATGAccttttgatatgttgtgtattttgacgagctgaatccaatggtgcaataaaaaccaaagggaataactcgtcttactcccttattcactggaggcacaggaATGTACCCGGTTTTCGTACGCGTCAGACTAACTTATTTTCCATCCCTAAAGTTAACACTAATTATGCACGAAACGGTGTGTTAAACCGCATTATGCGTGTATACAACGCAGAGTACGCAAGTGCTGACATTTTCCTACTCTCTAAACAACGCTTTGCTAatgaaatatctaaaataaatggttATTTAAACAAGCACTAGCACACACGCAACAcctacacgcacacacacacacacacacacacacagacacacagacacacacacacacatacatgcGCTCACACACATTAAGTAACTAAGTTtgtattgtagttatttttgtgttttttattaatattattgtatacctTTCTAGTTTATGGTCTATTCTTAAGAATAATATGTTGTAATCCTTATTGGCAATTTGTTCAATTAATCAACAAAAtagtaaaatcttataaaatgtaaagctGTTGGATTACctaccaaaataaaaaaataaaaaaaaaataaataaagctgtTGCAGCAAAGCAACGATCGTTTTCTTTAGGACTTTCATTGAAAACTGAAGTTgcagatataatattttttcgtgGACTTAGAAGATCGTctaaagtaattaaattaatatcttcATTATTTCTCACTTTAGCTTGCCTTTCAGGCGATTTTTCCGAAAAAGAAAGCTTTCTTTTCACCTTCAAACACCTCGATAGAGCTAAGACTTTTTCTGGCGAACCACTGACGTAGCTGCCATCCGAAAGATCTTCATGTGGTTCGTAAGTCTTGTCTTTAACGCTATCATCACTATCATAATCGGAAAATTCTTGGCCAGGATCTGTAACACAATAAACTTACTTTACGTAAGCACAACCAATATTTTCAAcataacttaaataaatgaaatgaaaatatttgtgttttttgttCTGTAGGCATAGtgttagtaggtaggtacagttAGTTATTATACTGGAAGTCGAATCCAACATGTTGGAAGAAAAGCTAGACAGATTGATTGGTTACATTCCTAAAACAAGATGTAAAGGTAAGTAAAAGTATTTACCTAAACAATCACTTTCAAATATATGCGCATTGACTTCATGTTTTGTCTTCTCATGACAATAACTTGGCCCTGCAATTGGATTCTCGTATATATTTCGTATGTCGTCCTctgataaaacaaaacaatttgattataatttacatacctacatttaggTATACCGATTTACTTCTAAAACAAGtagaaatgtatgaaattaaCTTACCGGGCACTGAAGCACCTGTATCGCTAGCTTTAGCTTCTTTACTACGGGAATTAATCAAATTTCGAAGATTGACTAGTTTGCGTCGTTTATTGAGTAATTGGGTGAACATAACAtcctgaaaaaaataatacatatgtaACCTAAATtcacaacataattatttaaatgagtaCCTACTATAACCGATAAAATATCACTAATGCACACCAAAGGACTTGACGATATAAAATCTGTAGATACCTATTTATAGGTTTTGTACTCACCTGATCTTCGCCATCCATTGCTTAGTACttaataagtacttaaaatCCTTGAATAGTCACCACTAATTCACCCAcaagcaattaaataaatcagaaGTAATAATTCGGCACAATAATAACAACTCGCGCGCGAGTAACAAGACTTGCTGTCTTTCAGGGGGGGGACACTTAGAACAAACTgacatttattaaagaaagccACGCGATCTATACTTTGGCgagtaaaaacttatttaaataagtttatattaaatcccCAAAAGATGGCATCGCACTTTCCGAAGTTTTTGCAAAgtgaataaagatatttaaataaatggaaattattctttaaacattgttttattttaatagatcgaATGCATGTCttactttttttcaaattccaataaataattttgcgaTTTCAATCGCTTCATATggtatcaaattaataaacttgcaACATCTTCTGAAAGCTTCTCAGTGTTGTCCTATATGAAATCAATGCAGTAAAATAAGGCAAATGAAAACCtttctttattcaaagttTAAATGAATTAGAACAATAATCTCAGATTTTTAATTCAGTACCTATCTTATCTAGAACTATAATTATtcaggaaaatattttacataaaaaaatagtgcgtctaactaaataaaatactgaaaacgtcttatttaatttacatgaaaagtgttaaatatgatttattaattggtAACATTgactaactttttttttgtaatttgtatttgatAATTATTCTGTCATAAAATGGCGGCGACTATACGTGAACGGTGAAGTTTATTTAcgttaaaattacttaattagttCATTTTGTTGATAATCGTGTGAAGTTTATAGTTCTCGTGAAAGTGTGGTGAAAGTGCGTTGAATCGAGCCCTACGTTCAGGCTTTCAAAACGTTTTACTGAAAATTATGTGCACGGACAGTTTTGTTTTAGAtaagtacttaaaaatatgtaatattacaatatgtgaaagcatttaaaaaataaagaactaatttcttttattgtcGTTTTCTTCATTATCCTTAGTAAGTACTTCAAtttgttttaagaaatttgaCTGAATTATACCTATTTAGCACTTCCAAATATCTCATTTTTTAAAGACTCcgtatttatattcatataatgaaactaatataaatactaattatataagCTAATTATCTTGTAATTATTACAactgaaaagtttttttttaaatcacctaaatctttaaaaaccaTCCATTTTGTAATCATTTAGATCTTAGTCTTATTtctaaaatgttgaaaataaatcagTTGTAGGTATTCTCTGAAACAATATCGCTCTCCTATTTCAATAACGAcgcaaatataatatgtgagcATTTATTCCAGgcacatattatttttgcctgaaatgattattcaaattaaattgcgTCGTTATTTATAGAAGAgtagtgataaaaaaaatatacctactacctatgtatattaacgtatataatatgtatgtaggtatatggaATTAGTTCTAACCCCAAAATCCAGAGGGCTCATTGTCGCCAGTCAAAGTCAAATAGGTTGGCCTTCATATGCTTCAAGAGGGCTCTCTATGCcctattatacattatactctttgCTGTCTTTGCTTGTAAACAGAACGCACGCGCCACCCCGCACCCGTTCGGTGCTATGCGCTGATAGGTCAAACCATTGTGGCGCCAAAAACGGCCGAGTGACCGGCGATAATGTCCGATGTCATTCTATCGCGTCGGTGTGCGGTCACAAATTACGTAGTAACTAATACTTAATCTGTGGTCACAAAGTCAATGGAATAGTGTTTCTTCTTCACATaggcatttttttacaacgATAAAGTAGCACTTTTTTAAGGCATAAGGACTAATTTATGTTTGTAGACCTTaaccaaacaaataaaatttcggACATAACACTATATCTCAAGGTACGACATcccaattatttaatttcaagaaGCATAAAGTTCTATCTGACATTACGTATTATTTTTGCCAACAATCCTTGTAGGATAAAGTCGAATGACAAAATTGTCCCTTCGTTAcgcataaaataatttaaaagcataAAAGCTGAAGTCAATATTCGACTTTCCAAttaaaccaaaattttaagCATAAATACTGTACTTGCTATTAAGCCTTATTCCACAATATAAATTTGGAAATTCGAGAGATTCGACCTTAtgcttttgtattattatcagAACAAAAAGAGCTGGAATTATGATTGTTATATGCATAGAAAGAGCGCGAGATACTGGTTTCAGTTGactaataaagatattttactCTGATGTCGACATTCGACCTTATGCATCTCAGGTCGAGAACTAGTTCCTAAGATGTGTAACATGATATTTGCTTGAAAAATACAACTTCAAAGAAGCAACACCCCACAGAGACATGATCaaagattaaataaaagtaccttTATTGAGTGTTAGATAAACTAATGCTAGTTACAAGAAATAAGCGGATAAATTTATCCTATTCCTATCACATGACAAAACAAATTATCAGATGAACAAGACAGCGGTCTGGCAAAATATGACTTTCAAGTGTATCAAGTGGTATCAAGGAATTGTTTTAAGATAACATGTCACGTATCTTTTGATCACATCTTAAATATCAGTTAATTACGTTTAATGAGATTTACTAGTTATGCAAATCAACGTTTCATTATTTATCGGTAGATATTTTGCTCAAAAaggtacttattatattttaactcccatattatatttttactgagATTTTACAATATGACAGTAAATATATCTTCACAGCATcacaatatgttatttatataaataacattatcatGTTATTATCATCTGGGGAAGATAGGAAGATTCTAGTACCTAAATTAGttactttaaaactttttaacattattaaaggTAATGTTCGATAAATTGTAAATGCCAACTTCAAAGCCAACGTAGTAATATCTGTAATATTAACTATTCTATGGTAGGTAATATTTACTATTGTCTGGCTAACGAAAAATGAGACTGGAAAAAGGCGGCAAATTCAAAAAATCAACATATGGCAACTTAGGTTATAGTtggaaatatagttttaatacttttatttattattttctcttacgagcaaaaaaaaacaacaaactcttcatctttttaatattgatttatgtaataaagtaGTTAAGtgatacagacag is a window encoding:
- the LOC123703042 gene encoding uncharacterized protein LOC123703042 encodes the protein MDGEDQDVMFTQLLNKRRKLVNLRNLINSRSKEAKASDTGASVPEDDIRNIYENPIAGPSYCHEKTKHEVNAHIFESDCLDPGQEFSDYDSDDSVKDKTYEPHEDLSDGSYVSGSPEKVLALSRCLKVKRKLSFSEKSPERQAKVRNNEDINLITLDDLLSPRKNIISATSVFNESPKENDRNRKGTIRLESK